TCATTCTGTCCCCCAGGCACATCCCCCTCATTTTGGACGCACACGAAAGGGTAGCAGATCCAGCTCCATTGCTTACACAGCATTCTCACCACGGCCCTCAATCTCCCGTCACTCCAGCTTGGCGACCAACCCACCGCTGGATCGCTCCAAACCCAGAGATTACCTCCTCCTGGCTATTATTGCCTGCTTCTGCCCCGTTTGGCCAATTAACATTGTGGGATTTGTCTACTCTGTCATGGTGAGCAGAAATTGAGAATTATGTTTGTCTTGCTTTGATGGGAAGGTGAAGATTGTGggatttttgctgccctttcatatttcaaataaaagcccaGAAATAATCATAGATGTAATCAGATCAGTTTTGTTTAGCCCAATTTATGTGTGAGGGTCTGGAACCAGTATGATTGTCTAGTGTTGATAtgctacatggccaaaagtatgtggacacctgaacatcacacattacattaatggcatttggcaggcactcttatccagagcaacgtacaccatacccagagcagcctggggagcagttgggggttaggtgccttgctcaagggcacttcagccattcctgctgattcagggacttgaactggtgaccttttggccccaaagctgcttctctaaaaattaggccatggcttcccccaatatgtgggtcttctccaaactgttggaAGCTCATAATTGTATAAAATATTTCTTCCTTTACTGACGCTAAGAGGCCCTAACCTGCCCCTGTGCATGAAGCGAGGTCCAGGAAGACATAGTttgtgccaaggttggagtggaagaacttgagtgtccttgaGAACCTCAagtgccctgacctcaaccccactgaacaccctaTGTGATGAAttggaacaccgactgcaccctcgttcttgtggctgaatggcaaATCCCTACAGCCGTgctccaaaatctaatggaaagacttcccagaagagtgggggCTTTTATAGCAGGAAAGGGGGGTACCAACATTATATTAATGTGCATGAGTTTGGAATAAATTAAAAGAAGCACATAAGGCTGTGGCGGTCAGGTGTATACACATGTTTGGGCATGTACTGTATTTGTTCATGATAGAGTTTGAAATAATGTAAGGAAGTAGTACTTCAGTGGTTCAGGTTCTGCGCAAGTAACTGGAAAGTTGTGAGTCTAAATCCCAGAAGTGTCAGAGAGCGACTGTCAGCTGCTCAATAGTGTATTATCTTGCTTGTAAATTGTGTAGAAGTGTCTGCCAGAATTAATTATGGACACAACTGTCACTTGTGTCTATTTGTATCTAGTCCCGCAATAGCTTGGAACAGGGGAATATTGATGGAGCCATACGGCTGGGCCGCGTAGCGAAGCTGCTTTCCATCGTGTCAATTGTGGGTGGGGTTATCATTATTGTGGCATGTGCTGTCAATTTATCAAGTAAGTGACCTCTGTCTGTGTTTCTTACAATATTATGCAGAACATAAATTTGTCAGGGTATTTTCAAGCACGTTTGCTTGCAACTGTGAAATAAGTTGTGAAGTAAAAACATGCGAGTATTTTTAGATATGAAAGTACATTTTTAAGAGGCTATAGTAATTAACTGTTTGGATTGTCACTGATCTATCATTATTTTCTTTATGCTTTGACCCAAAGACCCAAACAGTCTCTATCGTATTTTAAGTTCTTCAGTTATTCAAATACATGAATTATATGTTaattaaataatgttggctggctttgagtggtatatcaggtatattccattcagctagcatgatattgaatgagtcgaagatgagtagctgaatggaatatatctgatatctcacgaaaaaagccagccaatattatcatgACTgtcatacatacacattcgatggagcaattatagattttacaaaaatttaagaacagggcggtaacttaccaatgtcgaatgctgattctgatcgaatgtaattcaacgtTCTGTcgatccaatgtacaaagtcagagttctaacaataaaaatggtacaagtccaaaaaacctgaacaacaacccaacttgtatacaagttatatccaggttgacagttcaaatttacttttggtcatagtggattgttacattgcagttgttcaaaacaaaagggttttgctgagtgaagtccacgagcgaagtcctcttgtaaaagtctccgtcacttttttcctcacctccaagtagaactttgacaatatttccgctattgctctcttttccagtttttcgatgtccgttggtatgtttttctcttgtaaggatgcgtgaagaatatccagtgaagtttttatagcctttcgggtgttcagcgcgtctgtctctttaaatcttctgcttttaatgaagcaaacatcacgactgtttttgtttacaaactgtcagtcattcgctagtgcggaagttttacatctccaacgtgtcccttttccgttttttttttaatgtccattattatgtttttctcttgtaaatatgcatgaagaataatgaagttttggtagccttccgGGTGTTGAGCGcgcctttagtttcagtttatttatttagtgcttaaacccagcactgaattaaccccatcttctttctctcctggctgacaaagaaatgattgtgagcatgcgcaacagaaaagttttgtcattggatcttcgtgtGTGATGTCATGGAGTTGTCTTGacagcgtgcaatattataacaatattgcatgctcattctccattgggtagagtggcgtaataataAGCGGTATGATAATATtgtatgccatcaataaacccactagaagggaatagaatacatgtttttattccatggaaaaagtggcccgtatgtacagTAGAATATAAAATATTTAGAGCTACTTAAATATTCAGTGCCTTTTTAATGTTTTACCGTGAAACATGTTCATTTTTGATCTGTGTTTTGCAGTTAACGTGAAATCCTGAGGCGAGGTTCACATCAGATTACTAACCGCAAGACCATGCTTCTGTCTGGCTATCTATCTGTTCCTGTGATCACAGTTTTAGCTAGGTGATTAATAAGTAAGCTGACACCTTGTTCCTCTCCAGCACTCTCTaattaatcataataataatactaattcaAGACTACATTCAATCTGAAACCCCACCACAAGAAATGGAGTTGAAATGCATGAATGTTTGAATCAGTGTTTGCAGCAGACCATTTGAGCCAAATAGCCAAAAGCACTTGATGATGAAGCTGTAATACACACACAGTCCACATTAGGCTTGGTCAGAATGCACGTTTCAGATCAGCTATGAGAACTG
Above is a genomic segment from Neoarius graeffei isolate fNeoGra1 chromosome 14, fNeoGra1.pri, whole genome shotgun sequence containing:
- the prrt2 gene encoding trafficking regulator of GLUT4 1 isoform X2, yielding MDNHQTLTDSLLGPQDIEPSGSQTPGPVTIQPTETAFCAHKSDSFPCLQPLSLHQQAQGHGVCSSSPEAKTSVPRLSSPPQRHHSVPQAHPPHFGRTRKGSRSSSIAYTAFSPRPSISRHSSLATNPPLDRSKPRDYLLLAIIACFCPVWPINIVGFVYSVMSRNSLEQGNIDGAIRLGRVAKLLSIVSIVGGVIIIVACAVNLSINVKS
- the prrt2 gene encoding trafficking regulator of GLUT4 1 isoform X1, encoding MDNHQTLTDSLLGPQDIEPSGSQTPGPVTIQPTETAFCAHKSDSFPCLQPLSLHQQAQGEVHEPGEVVVVVKPKTANGHGVCSSSPEAKTSVPRLSSPPQRHHSVPQAHPPHFGRTRKGSRSSSIAYTAFSPRPSISRHSSLATNPPLDRSKPRDYLLLAIIACFCPVWPINIVGFVYSVMSRNSLEQGNIDGAIRLGRVAKLLSIVSIVGGVIIIVACAVNLSINVKS